TCCTTGAGCCCTTCAACTTGATCAACACTCAAAACTCTGGCCCCACAAAGCTTCACTCTGTCACATTCATCCTTCCTAAATGGTGTCTGATCGTATGACAAGTCTTGTGCAACTACTCTGTCCCCTTCTTTTACAGCTAAAACAGCCCTGGAGTCACCCACATTTGCCACATAAAGCTTATCTCCAATGACGATGGCTGTAATCGCCGTAGTACCACTCATGTTATCATCTATATCACTATTGTGAAGTTCACTGTTTGTTGCTAAAAATGCGGTACTATAAGACTTAACAGGGTCATCCAACAAACCAACATCATCGGAAAGAATTTCAACAAGCCTATCCTTAACGAAATTGGAGCACCGAGTACCAAACAGCCCATGCCCATCAAATACACCAAAGAAATGCACATTTGGGTTGCCACGAATGTTTGTTCTAACACAATAACTATCCTGATTTTCCTTATCAGGGGTTTCAGGGTAGTAACCTCGCTGAGTAAGCACAGAATATTCTAACCTGAAATTGTGAGAAGGAACATTAACAACATCTGAAGATCGGTGAGCAAGAATATGTGTATTTTGCCCCGTATACACTCCCAGTTCTTCCTTTTCGTCTCCATTTGAAGATGGTGGATATCTGCCACAACACTTTCCATGAACACAACCCATTTTTCCAACCCAACTTTCCAAGTCAAAGAAAAGCCAACAGTTGCAGACCAAATAcacaaaaaaaattctaaaaaaaactTAGCCTTAAAGAATACTAAACCCACGTCGAGGATTAGATTCTTTCGTCACACGGCCAAAAGGGCTTCCCAAAATCCCACATTTCGTGGATTTCAAACGATTTTTGAAAAGGGAGAATACACAAAATGTGGTTTCTTGAATTGGAATCCTAATTGTTAAATTGACGAAACCACGTAAAATTAAACGTAAGAAAAAAACGGGGGTTTAAAAATTATTCGTTTTCGAAGAGAAGTTCGGATCAAGATTGGAATAAACCAGTTAACAAGAAATGATCGTAAGGATAGTTGACAAAAAA
The Primulina eburnea isolate SZY01 chromosome 5, ASM2296580v1, whole genome shotgun sequence genome window above contains:
- the LOC140832975 gene encoding probable protein phosphatase 2C 35 produces the protein MGCVHGKCCGRYPPSSNGDEKEELGVYTGQNTHILAHRSSDVVNVPSHNFRLEYSVLTQRGYYPETPDKENQDSYCVRTNIRGNPNVHFFGVFDGHGLFGTRCSNFVKDRLVEILSDDVGLLDDPVKSYSTAFLATNSELHNSDIDDNMSGTTAITAIVIGDKLYVANVGDSRAVLAVKEGDRVVAQDLSYDQTPFRKDECDRVKLCGARVLSVDQVEGLKDPGIQSWGDEETEGGDPPRLWVQDGMYPGTAFTRSVGDSTAEKIGVVADPEVSMVQLTPSNHPFFVVASDGVFEFLSSQTVVDMVNKYEDPKDACSAIARESYKLWLEHESRTDDITIIIVHLKKLD